In Gambusia affinis linkage group LG08, SWU_Gaff_1.0, whole genome shotgun sequence, a single window of DNA contains:
- the bhlhe41 gene encoding class E basic helix-loop-helix protein 41 isoform X2: MDERIPHLQDRQFMEHADFLGMDFPPLYMCKSKRGIKREDGGKDAYKLPHRLIEKKRRDRINECIGQLKDLLPEHLKLSTLGHLEKAVVLELTLKHLNALTAVTEQQHQKIIALQNGDRSMKSPVHTDLDAFHSGFQTCAKEVLQYLSQAENWTAREQRCAQLINHLHKVLAQFQPDAPPLQHQLPAGDAQDAQKPDCQTNCVPVIQRTQGGELNENDTDTDSGYGGEAEKSDGKHKECERNKAVKIKQEFGDDRAAKKTKMCWSGNGDPSRPDVAFMNSLMGLSGVGQQTPICMPFYFINPSAAAPYMPFFDKSNIEKYMYPAAAALASPFPWLYPAHASAAAAAAAAAAFPGLSAHLGATAQPKDSQLQDDSGSREAEASSPEEHEETLASDDGEGDVDDMSPDSKNSPPEHFSACQTS; the protein is encoded by the exons ATGGATGAAAGAATACCGCACTTACAGGACAGGCAGTTCATGGAGCACGCAGATTTCCTGGG GATGGATTTCCCTCCGCTCTACATGTGCAAATCTAAACGAGGCATAAAGCGAGAGGACGGTGGGAAG GATGCATATAAGTTACCGCACCGGCTCatagagaagaagaggagagacaGAATTAACGAATGTATTGGGCAGCTAAAGGATCTACTGCCCGAACATCTGAAGCTCTCG ACGCTCGGTCATTTGGAGAAGGCGGTGGTGCTGGAGTTAACGCTGAAGCATCTGAACGCACTGACTGCTGTCACCGAGCAGCAGCACCAGAAGATCATCGCCTTGCAGAATG GAGACCGCTCAATGAAATCTCCCGTCCACACTGATCTGGATGCGTTCCACTCAGGTTTCCAGACCTGCGCCAAAGAGGTCCTGCAGTACCTGAGCCAAGCGGAGAACTGGACCGCCAGAGAACAGAGATGCGCGCAGCTCATCAACCACCTCCACAAGGTCCTGGCGCAGTTTCAGCCGGACGCACCGCCGCTCCAGCATCAGCTGCCCGCCGGGGACGCGCAGGACGCACAGAAGCCCGACTGTCAAACCAACTGCGTCCCTGTCATCCAGAGGACCCAGGGCGGGGAGCTTAACGAGAACGATACAGACACGGACAGTGGATATGGCGGGGAGGCGGAAAAGAGTGACGGCAAACACAAAGAGTGTGAGCGCAACAAAGCGGTGAAGATCAAGCAGGAGTTTGGAGATGACAGAGCGGCTAAAAAAACTAAGATGTGCTGGTCAGGGAACGGGGACCCGTCCAGACCAGATGTGGCGTTCATGAATTCTCTGATGGGATTAAGCGGTGTGGGACAGCAGACACCGATTTGCATGCCTTTCTACTTCATCAACCCGTCAGCCGCGGCGCCCTATATGCCTTTTTTCGACAAAAGCAACATTGAAAAGTACATGTACCCCGCAGCGGCAGCCTTAGCGTCCCCGTTTCCCTGGCTGTATCCTGCACACGCGTCAGCAGCGGCGGCCGCGGCAGCAGCGGCCGCGTTCCCCGGCCTGTCTGCGCACCTCGGAGCCACCGCTCAGCCCAAAGACTCCCAGCTTCAAGATGACAGCGGATCACGCGAAGCCGAGGCTAGCTCACCTGAGGAGCACGAGGAAACTCTCGCGAGTGACGACGGAGAGGGTGACGTAGATGACATGTCCCCAGACAGCAAGAATAGCCCACCGGAGCATTTTTCTGCCTGTCAAACGAGCTAA
- the bhlhe41 gene encoding class E basic helix-loop-helix protein 41 isoform X1, with amino-acid sequence MDERIPHLQDRQFMEHADFLGMDFPPLYMCKSKRGIKREDGGKQDAYKLPHRLIEKKRRDRINECIGQLKDLLPEHLKLSTLGHLEKAVVLELTLKHLNALTAVTEQQHQKIIALQNGDRSMKSPVHTDLDAFHSGFQTCAKEVLQYLSQAENWTAREQRCAQLINHLHKVLAQFQPDAPPLQHQLPAGDAQDAQKPDCQTNCVPVIQRTQGGELNENDTDTDSGYGGEAEKSDGKHKECERNKAVKIKQEFGDDRAAKKTKMCWSGNGDPSRPDVAFMNSLMGLSGVGQQTPICMPFYFINPSAAAPYMPFFDKSNIEKYMYPAAAALASPFPWLYPAHASAAAAAAAAAAFPGLSAHLGATAQPKDSQLQDDSGSREAEASSPEEHEETLASDDGEGDVDDMSPDSKNSPPEHFSACQTS; translated from the exons ATGGATGAAAGAATACCGCACTTACAGGACAGGCAGTTCATGGAGCACGCAGATTTCCTGGG GATGGATTTCCCTCCGCTCTACATGTGCAAATCTAAACGAGGCATAAAGCGAGAGGACGGTGGGAAG CAGGATGCATATAAGTTACCGCACCGGCTCatagagaagaagaggagagacaGAATTAACGAATGTATTGGGCAGCTAAAGGATCTACTGCCCGAACATCTGAAGCTCTCG ACGCTCGGTCATTTGGAGAAGGCGGTGGTGCTGGAGTTAACGCTGAAGCATCTGAACGCACTGACTGCTGTCACCGAGCAGCAGCACCAGAAGATCATCGCCTTGCAGAATG GAGACCGCTCAATGAAATCTCCCGTCCACACTGATCTGGATGCGTTCCACTCAGGTTTCCAGACCTGCGCCAAAGAGGTCCTGCAGTACCTGAGCCAAGCGGAGAACTGGACCGCCAGAGAACAGAGATGCGCGCAGCTCATCAACCACCTCCACAAGGTCCTGGCGCAGTTTCAGCCGGACGCACCGCCGCTCCAGCATCAGCTGCCCGCCGGGGACGCGCAGGACGCACAGAAGCCCGACTGTCAAACCAACTGCGTCCCTGTCATCCAGAGGACCCAGGGCGGGGAGCTTAACGAGAACGATACAGACACGGACAGTGGATATGGCGGGGAGGCGGAAAAGAGTGACGGCAAACACAAAGAGTGTGAGCGCAACAAAGCGGTGAAGATCAAGCAGGAGTTTGGAGATGACAGAGCGGCTAAAAAAACTAAGATGTGCTGGTCAGGGAACGGGGACCCGTCCAGACCAGATGTGGCGTTCATGAATTCTCTGATGGGATTAAGCGGTGTGGGACAGCAGACACCGATTTGCATGCCTTTCTACTTCATCAACCCGTCAGCCGCGGCGCCCTATATGCCTTTTTTCGACAAAAGCAACATTGAAAAGTACATGTACCCCGCAGCGGCAGCCTTAGCGTCCCCGTTTCCCTGGCTGTATCCTGCACACGCGTCAGCAGCGGCGGCCGCGGCAGCAGCGGCCGCGTTCCCCGGCCTGTCTGCGCACCTCGGAGCCACCGCTCAGCCCAAAGACTCCCAGCTTCAAGATGACAGCGGATCACGCGAAGCCGAGGCTAGCTCACCTGAGGAGCACGAGGAAACTCTCGCGAGTGACGACGGAGAGGGTGACGTAGATGACATGTCCCCAGACAGCAAGAATAGCCCACCGGAGCATTTTTCTGCCTGTCAAACGAGCTAA